A portion of the Ricinus communis isolate WT05 ecotype wild-type chromosome 10, ASM1957865v1, whole genome shotgun sequence genome contains these proteins:
- the LOC8281238 gene encoding uncharacterized protein LOC8281238: protein MSSLQRNASELKLSAPPPSPIPTGKGSRSAANEILCEYLEKTLNIPDLSLPEPHIPLLHDDIDTPPNIPEQIDYQSLELGDYETIDRLLRSAREFGAFMIIDHGIFYHDDSLRSLVLESDRVFRDLEQADTGVLGNFGNENTEQIAWVRSGNKRMKCARDHFVTERYRNFSEKMETIATKLDAIAELLGQIFVENIARMHFGKRIQGKESVLSLYRYNNNYKLVRKPFLPNEKNCKRCDHTLCLHLPARRSRFFVQSASGPLSFDAGPDTIVVIVGQRFEEWSMGDFKCACGELICEPHLQGNQVSFSVELKCLSLDLDPSSNKGCKTISIRDQILIMLVIVFLYKIVMFLFS from the exons ATGTCTTCTCTTCAACGGAACGCAAGTGAATTAAAACTATCAGCACCACCACCGTCCCCTATTCCAACCGGAAAAGGCTCACGTTCCGCCGCTAACGAAATCTTATGCGAATACCTTGAGAAAACCTTAAACATCCCTGACCTTTCTCTCCCTGAACCTCACATTCCGTTATTACATGATGATATTGATACCCCTCCCAATATTCCGGAACAAATCGATTATCAATCACTAGAATTAGGAGATTATGAAACCATTGATCGGCTCTTACGGTCCGCTAGGGAATTCGGTGCCTTCATGATCATTGACCATGGCATTTTTTACCATGATGACTCATTGCGATCGTTGGTTCTTGAGTCTGATCGGGTTTTCCGTGATTTAGAACAGGCTGACACTGGAGTCCTCGGTAATTTCGGCAATGAGAATACAGAACAGATTGCCTGGGTTCGTTCTGGGAATAAACGAATGAAATGCGCGCGGGATCATTTCGTGACTGAAAGATATCGCAATTTTAG CGAGAAGATGGAGACAATTGCTACCAAACTTGATGCAATTGCTGAACTATTGGGTCAAATTTTTGTCGAAAACATAGCTAGAATGCACTTTGGTAAAAGAATCCAAGGCAAAGAGTCTGTTCTCAGTTTATACAGATACAACAACAACTATAAATTGGTACGGAAGCCATTTTTGCCGAATGAAAAAAACTGCAAACGTTGTGATCATACTTTGTGCCTTCACCTTCCTGCAAGGCGGTCTCGATTTTTTGTCCAATCAGCTAGTGGTCCTTTGTCTTTTGATGCAGGTCCAGACACCATTGTTGTCATTGTTGGACAACGATTTGAG GAATGGAGCATGGGGGATTTCAAGTGTGCCTGTGGTGAATTAATCTGTGAGCCACACCTCCAGGGAAACCAAGTTTCTTTCTCTGTAGAGCTTAAATGCTTGTCCTTAGATTTAGATCCTAGCTCCAATAAAGGTTGTAAAACAATCAGCATAAGGGACCAAATCCTGATAATGCTAGTCATTGTTTTCTTGTACAAAATTGTTATGTTTCTATTTTCATAA
- the LOC8281231 gene encoding probable serine/threonine-protein kinase WNK5, translating into MYKTTRSGGGSIDGAKQQHGYVETDPSGRYGRFREMLGKGAMKTVYKAFDEVLGMEVAWNQVKLNDVLSSADELHRLYSEVHLLKNLKHESIIKFYSSWIDIDRRTFNFITEMFTSGTLREYRKKYQHVDIRAVKNWARQILQGLAYLHGHDPPVIHRDLKCDNIFINGHLGQVKIGDLGLAAILRGSQHARSVIGTPEFMAPELYEEEYNELVDIYSFGMCVLEMFTSEYPYSECSNPAQIYKKVTSGKLPEAFYKIKDTEAQKFVGKCLESASKRLPARELLLDPFLSSDEGKLLPVTKIPIQRSSSNASEEIIPSLLADPTKDTEMTITGTMNPDDDTVFLKVQISDKDGHTRNIYFPYDTMNDTAIDVAVEMVKELEITDWESLDIAEMIEEQIASLIPSSKEWGLFQQQHSFNYDDDDEYDNDGNHHPFHSFSSRSSSQASLLALSSPYENPHLHGGSNTNVTCSLDWLQGELFTNDDTSSQSSFNSIKYSNLNYCSGNEDSCETSTRGGEHLSFAKAHKSTRFCPADSNLCSKQHKQRNAQLGSWECSSSSSQPKLSRHRSLVDVRSQLLHKSLLEQIHKRRLFKTVGAVENIGFHEPGFPDDDEKQRFKW; encoded by the exons ATGTACAAGACAACTCGATCAGGAGGGGGATCCATTGATGGAGCAAAGCAACAGCATGGTTATGTTGAAACTGACCCTTCTGGCCGCTACGGACGT TTCAGAGAAATGCTTGGCAAAGGAGCTATGAAGACCGTGTACAAAGCTTTTGATGAGGTTCTTGGGATGGAGGTGGCATGGAATCAAGTGAAACTTAATGACGTTTTAAGTTCAGCAGACGAATTGCATAGGCTATACTCTGAAGTTCACCTCCTTAAGAACCTTAAACATGAATCCATCATAAAATTCTACTCATCTTGGATTGACATTGATCGAAGAACCTTCAACTTCATCACTGAAATGTTTACCTCAGGCACACTAAGAGA GTACAGAAAGAAGTACCAGCATGTAGATATTCGAGCTGTCAAGAATTGGGCCCGTCAAATTCTCCAAGGACTTGCTTATCTTCATGGCCATGATCCTCCTGTTATTCATAGAGATCTCAAGTGTGACAACATTTTCATCAATGGTCATCTTGGACAAGTCAAGATTGGTGATCTAGGCTTAGCAGCTATTCTTCGCGGATCACAACATGCTCGTAGTGTCATAG GCACGCCTGAATTTATGGCACCAGAATTATATGAAGAGGAATATAATGAACTTGTAGACATCTATTCCTTTGGCATGTGTGTGTTAGAAATGTTTACTTCTGAGTACCCTTATAGTGAGTGCTCGAATCCTGCACAAATATACAAGAAAGTAACTTCG GGAAAGTTGCCTGAGGCATTCTACAAGATTAAAGATACTGAAGCTCAGAAATTTGTGGGAAAATGTTTAGAATCTGCTTCAAAGAGGTTGCCTGCTCGAGAGCTCTTGTTGGATCCGTTTCTATCATCCGACGAAGGAAAATTGCTGCCTGTCACAAAAATCCCAATTCAAAGGTCAAGTTCTAATGCATCAGAGGAGATCATTCCATCTTTGTTGGCTGATCCAACCAAGGACACTGAAATGACCATCACAGGGACTATGAACCCTGATGATGACACGGTTTTCCTCAAAGTTCAAATATCTGACAAGGATG GTCACACAAGGAacatttattttccttatgaCACAATGAACGACACTGCAATTGATGTTGCGGTGGAGATGGTGAAAGAATTGGAGATCACTGATTGGGAGTCACTGGACATTGCTGAAATGATAGAGGAACAGATAGCATCTTTAATTCCAAGCTCGAAAGAGTGGGGCTTATTCCAGCAGCAGCACAGCTTCAACTATGACGATGATGACGAATATGACAATGATGGAAACCACCATCCTTTCCACTCCTTCTCCTCCCGTTCTTCATCTCAAGCTTCGCTTTTAGCTTTAAGCTCTCCATATGAAAATCCCCATCTCCACGGTGGAAGCAACACCAATGTAACTTGCAGCCTTGACTGGCTTCAAG GAGAATTATTCACCAATGATGATACAAGCTCACAAAGCTCATTCAACTCCATCAAGTACTCGAATTTAAATTACTGCTCAGGCAATGAAGACAGCTGCGAGACAAGTACAAGAGGAGGAGAACATCTCAGTTTTGCGAAGGCACACAAGTCTACAAGATTCTGCCCTGCCGACAGCAATTTGTGCTCAAAACAACACAAACAACGCAACGCGCAGTTGGGTTCTTGGGAATGTAGTAGCTCAAGTTCGCAGCCAAAGCTAAGTAGGCATCGATCACTTGTAGATGTGCGTAGCCAGTTGTTGCACAAGTCATTGCTGGAACAgatacataagaggagattgTTCAAGACTGTCGGTGCTGTTGAAAATATCGGATTTCATGAGCCTGGTTTTCCGGATGATGATGAAAAGCAGAGATTTAAATGGTGA